The following coding sequences are from one Mytilus trossulus isolate FHL-02 chromosome 8, PNRI_Mtr1.1.1.hap1, whole genome shotgun sequence window:
- the LOC134728256 gene encoding selenoprotein M-like, whose protein sequence is MQSFAHLQNAPLLVSVYKHTSKMDWKRMLVLPALLLILNIVTADDEVDLEDKVVVKAVVESCGGURLNRLPEVKRFIYDDIPLFHNVEFKKVPGAPPILCLKNAADQDVERIDMEPLKRDEINDLLKKWNFYKKSSEDEEVPEGADGPYELKEEL, encoded by the exons ATGCAATCGTTTGCTCACTTACAAAACGCACCTTTACTGGTATCTGTATACAAACATACATCGAAAATGGATTGGAAGCGAATGCTGGTGCTGCCGGCATTATTGCTTATTCTGAATATAGTTACTGCAGATGATGAAGTTGATCTCGAAGACAAAGTAGTAGTGAAAGCAGTTGTTGAA aGTTGTGGTGGATGACGTTTGAACCGACTTCCAGAGGTCAAGAGATTCATCTATGATGATATCcctctgtt TCACAATGTTGAATTTAAGAAGGTACCTGGTGCCCCTCCAATACTCTGCTTAAAGAATGCAGCAGACCAAGATGTGGAG agGATAGACATGGAACCTCTTAAAAGAgatgaaataaatgatttattaaaaaaatggaatttttataaaaagagtTCTGAAGATGAAGAGGTCCCAGAAGGAGCAGATGGACCATACGAACTTAAAGAAGAATTATAA